One genomic region from Argentina anserina chromosome 2, drPotAnse1.1, whole genome shotgun sequence encodes:
- the LOC126782899 gene encoding DEAD-box ATP-dependent RNA helicase 47B, translating to MPALISSRLLIFGESLSFHKFSNVSRNTWFSRSVCSLSLGSLGFNSDIESVDKKDTSEVTRLSSFKGVPKSKAKVVRSNVIKAAGARSSLEVDSSLFNAKSFSELGLPPLLIERLESQGFRTPTDVQSTAIPTILKDHDVVIQSYTGSGKTLAYLLPILSEVGPLKETLSDGENGKRTDIEAVIVAPSRELGMQIVREFEKILGPANKKMVQQLVGGANRSRQEEALKKNKPAIVVGTPGRIAEISAAGKLHTHGCRFLVLDEVDQLLSFNFREDMHRILEHVGRKASADSHGPKGSVAKRAERQTILVSATVPFSVIRAASSWGRNPLLVQAKNVIPLDSILPSGPTTLSGNSTSTNSTSNLQSHSAIESLPPSLKHYYCVTKLQHKVDALRRCVHALDAKSVIAFMNHTRQLKDTVFKLEARGMTASELHGDLGKLGRATTMKKFKKGEVRILVTNELSARGLDVAECDLVVNLDLPTDTIHYAHRAGRTGRLGRKGTVVTMCEESEVFVVRKLQKQLGIPILACEFTEGKLVITEEENALPALRAARA from the coding sequence ATGCCAGCATTAATCTCATCAAGGTTGCTAATTTTCGGAGAGTCTTTATCTTTCCATAAGTTCTCAAATGTATCTAGGAATACTTGGTTCAGCAGAAGTGTATGTAGCCTGAGTCTAGGAAGCCTTGGCTTTAATAGTGATATTGAATCAGTAGATAAGAAGGACACCAGTGAAGTTACGCGGTTGAGTTCTTTTAAAGGGGTTCCCAAAAGTAAGGCTAAGGTAGTTAGAAGCAATGTGATCAAGGCAGCAGGGGCACGTAGCTCTCTTGAAGTAGATTCGAGTCTTTTTAATGCGAAATCATTTTCTGAGCTTGGGCTACCTCCTTTGTTGATTGAGAGGTTAGAGAGTCAAGGCTTCAGGACTCCAACTGATGTTCAGTCCACTGCAATTCCAACGATTCTCAAAGATCATGATGTTGTGATTCAGTCTTACACGGGTTCAGGAAAAACACTAGCTTATCTTCTTCCTATTTTATCTGAAGTAGGCCCCCTGAAGGAGACACTATCTGATGGTGAAAATGGGAAGAGGACAGATATTGAAGCAGTAATCGTGGCTCCTTCCAGGGAGTTGGGCATGCAGATTGTGAGGGAGTTTGAAAAGATATTAGGACCTGCGAACAAGAAAATGGTTCAGCAGCTTGtagggggtgcaaatcgatcaagacaagaagaagcacTTAAGAAGAATAAGCCTGCCATTGTTGTTGGGACGCCAGGAAGGATTGCAGAGATTAGTGCGGCAGGGAAGCTTCACACCCACGGCTGTCGTTTCCTGGTCTTAGATGAGGTTGATCAACTGCTATCTTTTAATTTTCGGGAGGACATGCACAGGATATTGGAACACGTAGGGAGGAAGGCCAGTGCAGACTCACATGGACCAAAAGGTTCAGTTGCGAAGCGAGCTGAGCGTCAGACTATATTGGTTTCAGCAACAGTACCATTTTCAGTCATAAGGGCAGCCAGTAGCTGGGGGCGCAATCCACTTCTTGTCCAAGCCAAAAATGTCATTCCCCTTGATTCCATCCTGCCCTCTGGACCCACTACATTGTCAGGAAATTCGACCAGTACAAACTCAACCTCAAATTTGCAAAGTCATTCAGCAATAGAGAGCCTACCTCCATCTCTGAAACACTACTACTGTGTAACAAAGTTGCAACACAAGGTTGATGCATTGAGAAGGTGTGTTCATGCTCTGGATGCAAAATCTGTCATAGCCTTCATGAACCACACTAGGCAGCTAAAAGATACTGTTTTCAAGCTGGAGGCCCGCGGAATGACCGCGTCAGAGTTACATGGAGATCTTGGTAAACTTGGTAGGGCAACAACTATGAAAAAGTTCAAGAAGGGGGAGGTGAGAATTCTGGTGACAAATGAACTTTCAGCAAGGGGATTAGATGTGGCAGAATGTGACCTTGTTGTCAATCTTGACTTGCCCACCGACACAATTCATTATGCACATCGAGCTGGTCGGACTGGTCGTCTTGGCAGGAAGGGCACTGTGGTAACCATGTGTGAAGAATCAGAAGTGTTTGTTGTGAGGAAACTGCAGAAGCAGCTTGGTATTCCAATTTTAGCTTGTGAGTTTACTGAAGGCAAGCTTGTTATCACTGAAGAAGAAAATGCTCTGCCTGCTCTGAG